The Maridesulfovibrio sp. genomic sequence TTTAAAAAAGACAAAATTTCAGATTGTTACAATCGTGTTACGACTGCTTCTCGTTATTTTTCAATTAGATGTCTATTGACAATGTGGACATTCATTCTAATGTGGCTGTAATTTCATGCTAACAGCGTGAAATGACGTGTTGTTGACATGGGTTTTGGACTATTCCCTTTCTGGGAATTGGTGGATCACTTTGATGCGGACTGATCTGTCGGAAGTTCATAATTACACATGCTCAATGTTGCATTGTGAACTTTGTGTCTGTGGTGTCGTGTAATGACGCACAGGTTGTAAAGTGAACATTACAGCTGTTATTCCCGGTTGTTACCGGTGAATAGCGTAACTTAAAACGGTAAGGAATGTGAAAATGGTTAGAAGAATTGTTCGTCCATTGGTTTTGGCTATCTGCCTGGCAATGGTAGCGGCTACAGCTTTTGCTGCAGCTCCCAAGTATGTTTTCTATTTTATTGGTGACGGTCTAGGACCTTCACAGCGTATGGCTGCAGAGCTTTACAACAAAATGGAAAAGAATGATGCCGACGCCAAGCTGATCATGAATACTTTTCCCCAATCTGCACTGGTAACCACTTACTCAGATAACACCCTGATCACTGACTCGGCAGCAGGCGGAACTGCTTTGTCCTGTGGTTACAAAACCACTAACGGTTACCTTGGTAAACTGCCTGATGGAAGTGATATCAAGTCTATTGCTGAAGCTGCAAAAGAAAACGGATACGCAGTCGGTATTGTTACTTCTACCCGTTTGACTCATGCAACACCGGCTTCTTTTTCCGCACACAATCCTGACCGTAATGCTGCTAATGAAATTGCGGTAGATCAGGCTGATTCCGGCTTTGATTTCTTTGCGGGCGGCGGTTATCGTTATTTTGTAGCCAAGAACAACGCACAGGGTCTGAAGTCAAAGCGTATGGATGATGTGGATGTTGTTAAAATGTTCGCCGACCAAGGTTATAAAACTTTCGTTGGTGATTCCAGCCGCGATGCTTTTCGTTCTTACAAGCCTAAAAAAGGGGAGAAAGTTTTTGCTGCTCTGACTTACAGCCATTTGCCTTACGAAGTGGAGCGCCGTAACAGTAAGCTGACTGAAAATAAGCTGCCTTCTCTGTGCGAACTGACTGGGAAAGCAGTGGAATCCCTTGCCGCTCAAGAGAAACCTTTCTTCCTGATGGTTGAGGGTGGACGTATTGACCATGCAGCCCATGCTCACGATCCTGCTTCCACCATTCTTGATACTATCGCAATGGATGAAGCTGTGAAAGTTGCATATGATTTTTATAAAAAGCATCCTGAAGAAACTCTGATCGTTACCGCGGCCGACCATGAAACAGGTGGTGTAGGACTTGGGATTTCCATGGATTCCAAGGGTTACTTTCTCAATCTTAAGGCTCTGGAAAAGGTTCGTGTTTCCGCAGAAGACAATCTGAATCAATATTATAACAAACTGGCAGCTAAAGAGTCAGACCTGAAAAAACGTCATGCCGCTTTCATCGCTTATGTTGAAAAAGAGTGGGGCCTGACTGACCGTACTGCTGCCGAAGATAAGATTCTCGTAAACGCCATGGATGTTCAGGATAAGAACCAGAACCTGCCCAAAGACAAAAAAGTGAGTTACGGATATTCTTATACTCCGACCATGGTAGCTGTTACCGATCTGATTTCCCAGCGAGCAAGGATTTCATGGACTTCCTTTGTACACACCGGGACATTTATTCCTGCAACCGCCATCGGAGTAGGGTCTGAAAGATTTAACGGCTTCATTGATAACACTGATATCCCCAACCGGATGGCAGAAGTGATGGAAGTTAAACTTTCTGACATCAAACATACCGATTCCAAGGCTCTGTTGGGTAAGACTTACGGCCCCCAGGAAAAATACGCGAAAATTCCGTACAACAAATAGTTGTATCGAATTAGTTGACGATTTAAGGTCCCCACGCCCGTGGGGACCTCTGATTGCTTATATAGGTATCTCCTGCAGCGTAAAATAAATGGCCGTGAGTCTGCGGACATGAATTATCTTACGCTTGGATGCACTGCAAAAGGCTGAAACTTACGTGTGATTATATACGCATCGTTCCAGCCTTTTTTTGATCCTTGTTTTCAGCTCTTTCCAGACTCTGTGTAATATGAGGTAGTAATGAAAAAGTTCGCATCCCCTGTTTTTTTTATCCTGATGATTGTCGGGCTTGTCGGCCTGTTGAAATATGAAGATCCCGGGACGGATATAAAAACCGGTCTGCACGAATTGCGGGCAACCGTTACTGCGGTAAATAATGATGCTCTTGTCGAAATGGGTACTGCCCGTATAGGCGGACAACATGTAACTGCGATATTACAGGACGGGGAAGTCAAAGGGCAGACCGTAACCGGAGTTAATCAGTTGACCGGTCAGCCGGAAATGGATGAGCTGTTTCATCCCGGAGATACTATTCTCATGGCGGTACGCATTGTTGACGGTAAACCGACGCAAGCACGCGCCGTTCACCAGTTCCGTCAGGGCTGGGAGCTTAGCCTGTTCGGATTGTTTATCATTATCCTGTTGATTTATGCCCGATTAATAGGCTTAAAGGCGCTGTTCAGTTTTATCACCAGCTTTTATATTATCTGGAAATTTTTCATCCCCGGACTGCTTGGCGGCGGCAATCCAATTCTTTTGACTGTGGTTACCCTTACATTGCTTACAGTGGTGATCATTACCTGTGTAGCCGGATTGTCGAGGGTTACTGTAGTGGCTACCATGGGGACTCTCTGCGGTCTTTTGCTGGCGTTGAGTCTTACCTTGTTTTTTGGCGAAAAACTTAAGCTGGCGGGCATGACCGCGCCGTTTGCAAGCATGCTGGTTTTTTCGGGTTACTATACACTGGATCTGCTGGATATCTTTTATGCTTCTGTAATACTCGGGGCTTCCGGGGCGGCTATGGATATTGCCATGGATGTTGCCGCTTCCATGAACGAGGTCTTGGCTAAGAAGCCGGACATCACCCGCAATGAGCTGATCAAGTCCGGATTCAACGTAGGACGTATGGTTACCGGGACCATGACAACGACTCTTCTGCTGGCCTATTCCGGAGGTTATCTGACTATGCTGATGGTTTTTATGGCCAAAGCTACGTCTTTTACGCGTATGCTTAATTTTAAGCTGGTGGCAGCGGAAATTTTTCGCACATTGGTCGGAAGTGTAGGGCTTGTTCTGGTGGCGCCGATTACAGCGATACTGGCAGGATTTATTTTATGCGGAGTTAAGGAACTCAATAAATCACGCAACTGAAAAGATCTGGCTCACATAATAAAAAAGACGGATTTTTGTGGAAGTGCCGAAGGTAGGAGAGAAAAAGATAGGAATGTCGTAGATGATGTTTTCTCAGCAGTAAAAAAAAGTCCCGGACAGAGATTGTCCGGGACTTTATATTTTTAGAGAGTAATTCTAATTCAGTTTGCTGGTAATGTTGTTTTTGATCCAGTGAGCGTCCCACCATTCGACAGGATTAACCGGAATACCGGCACAGATGACACCGTAATGCAGGTGGTCGCCACCAGCCATGCCCGTTGCTCCGGTCTTACCGATAATCTGGCCCTTGGCGACCATGTCTCCGGGCTCCACTTCAATTACACTCAGGTGAGAGTAGAGGGTCTGCAGGCCAAGACCGTGATCAATGATCACCGCGTTGCCGTAGATGCCGAAATCTGATTCCGCAAGTACAACGCGACCATTGTTCGCCGCAGGAATGGGAGCCTGCCGGGTACTTGCGAGGTCAATTCCCAAGTGGGTCTGGTTGTCAATGACTTTTCCACCATAGTAATAGCTGCGTTTGTCACCGAATCCGGCACGGGGAGCGGCATTGGGCAACCTCATGAATTTACCTTCAAAAAGAAAGGTAGATGAAGTTTCTTTTGCTACCCGGTGCAACTCAGCACGGTTTTTCTTTCGCAGATCACGGTTGACCTTGAGGAAAAGTTCCACCTGACTGGGCAGGCCGGGATAATCTCCCTCAAACTGAGGCATTTTTGTGTTCAGGAAACGGTCTGAGATGTTAATCCGGTCATGCCGGTAGGTTTTGCCGTTGGCATGGTACCAGAATGAACCTTTGCGGATATTTCCTGCGGCATCTTCTGCAATCAGCACAGGGTTAAAGTCTTTTTTCTCAGTGTAGTACGGCATGGCGAAGAGGCATGCGTAAGTCCCGTTCGGTTGTTTGTGACCGGGGAAAAAATCTTCGTTCACCTGTACTCCGGTTTTAACCGGGGTTTCACTGACATTATAAATGAGCAGACCGCAGCCACCCTGATTAAAGTTATGGGTGGTGGATTGAACAGTGATTTTCGGGGCAATTGTATCAAGTGTGTAGTTACCGCGGGCAATAACCGCATTGCCGCTGCCGAATCCGGCAAGAGAAGTATCTACAGCCCATACTGCCAGTTCAAAAGGTCCTTCCTTGATTTGTTTTTTCTTAATTAGAATGTCTTCATTGTAGTCAAAGCTTCCCTTGGGAAGATTTTTTTCGGTGAGAGTAATTTTCTTGTCACCCTGCGAAAGAACTATTTTGACTGCTTTAAGGCCGGACTGGGTGTCGCTGATATTCACATTGATAGGAGTATCATAGGTTGTATAACCATTGCCCGGTTTCAAGGTTGCCTGAGGAGAGGTTGTGTCCTTGTAAAGTAGATAGGCCCCGGTCCCGATTACAGCGACAAGAATGATCAGCAGGAAAATTTGTCCAATACGACTTTTCTTTTTAGCCATTATAAATCCTTAATTTTTTCATGTGAATCTTTAAAAACACACATTTTTTGTACTCCTGCTGAGCATAACCATAAATCTAGACAGGATTCAACATACAACATTGTTAAAAAAAGAACGATCTATGAGTTGTATAGGTACTATCTATGCATATGCCAGTTTTATATCAGATATTGTTGACGAAAAAAGCTGGAGTGTGTATTTGTTTTCAAAAATATCGTCGCCGTGGCGGTTTTTTTTATTTAGTAAGGACAGTGCCTTACTACGCCGGCAACCACCAAGGAGGTAGGGATGAGTTTGACCAGGCGAGATTTCGTGAAAATGTGCACAGGAACTGTGGCTGGATTTGGGATTTCCCAGATGTTCAACCCCAGTGTTGTGCATGCGCTGAAAAAGTTTGTACCGAATGTTTTCTGGCTGCAGGGACAGGGCTGCACCGGTTGTTCGGTTTCCATACTTAACTCAGTGCATCCCTCTATTGCAGAGGTTCTTCTTGATGTGATTAACCTTGATTATCATCCGACTATCATGGGTTCCGAAGGCCACGAAGCCTGGGGATACATGATGGATCAGGCTGAAGCCAACAAGGGTAAGTACATTGTTATTGTTGAAGGTGCCGTTCCCACAGCTGAGAACGGTCATTTCTGTATCGTTGGTGCAGACGCCAACCATAAAGAATACACCATGAGTGAGGCCACTCTCGAGATGGCCAAAAATGCTGCTGTGGTTGTAAACGTTGGTACTTGCTCTGCATATGGCGGTATTCCCGCTGCTGAGGGAAATGTTACCGGCTCCATGTCTGTAACCAATTTCCTTGCAGAAAACGGTGTGAAGACTCCCGTAGTTAACATTCCGGGTTGCCCCCCCCATCCAGACTGGATGGTCGGAACCCTCGTTGTCGCTATCAATGCTATTGAGGAAAAAGGGCTGCAGGGCGGTCTGGCTGAAGTTGTCAAGATTCTTGATGACAACGGTCGTCCTACACCTTTCTTCGGTAAAAACATTCATGACAACTGCCCATTTCTTGAGCAGTTCGACAACGACGAATATGCTGAAGTATTCACTGACCCCGTTAAATGCCGTTACGAGCTTGGCTGTAAAGGTCCAAACGCCAACTCCGACTGCTTCAAACGCAAGTGGAACGGCGGCGTTAACTGGTGTGTTGAAAACTCAGTATGTCTTGGCTGTGTAGAACCGGGATTCCCGGATGAAATGTCTCCCTTCTACGAAGCCGGTTAACCGGAAAAGGAGTATTAATCCTTATGTCTTCATCTCATGCTCCCGCCGCCAAGGACGGGAAACTTAAGATTGCCATTGATCCGGTTACCCGAATCGAAGGTCACCTCAAGGCTGAGGTCGTAGTTAAAGACGGTAAAGTAGTGGATGCATGGCTCTCCGGCGGCATGTATCGCGGTTTCGAGAACATCCTTGTCGGACGTGATCCCCGTGATGCAGCCCAGCTGACCCAGCGTCTGTGCGGTGTTTGTCCAACTGCTCATTCCACTGCTTCCACCCGTGCTCTTGATGACGCTTTTGGCGTAAAGCTGACCACCAACGGTCGTGTAACCAAAAACCTCATCTTCGGCGCTAACTACCTGCAGTCTCATATTCTGCATTTCTATCATCTTGCAGCTCTGGACTTCGTACGCGGTCCCGGCAAAGCTCCCTTTGTTCCCCGCTTCGAACATCCTGACCTGCGTCTTGATGAAAAAACCAACAAGGTAGCTGTAGACCAGTACGTTAAGGCTCTTGAAATCCGCCGTATCTGCCACGAAATGGTAGCTCTCTTCGGTGGTAAAATGCCTCACATCTCAGGTCAGGTCGTTGGTGGTGCAACTGAAATTCCGACCCAGGAAAAGCTCGCTGAATACGCAAGCCGTTTCAAGCAGGTCCAGAAGTTCATTGCTGAAACCTACGTCCCCACTGTTTACCTTATCGGTTCCGTCTACAAAGATCTGTTCAAGATCGGTGGCGGTTATAAAAATGCTATGGCTTACGGCGTATTCCCCATGGATGATGCTGAGTCCGAATTCCTGCTCAAGCCCGGTGTATACATCGACGGCAAAGATGCAGGCTTTGACCAGAAGCTCATCAAGGAATACACCAAGTACGCATGGTACACCGACGAGTGTTCCGATCTGCATCCCAGCGAAGGTAAAACCATCCCGGATGTACATAAGAAGGACGCTTACAGCTTCTGTAAGGCTTCCCGCTACAACGGCCACGCTGTTGAAGTCGGTCCCCTTGCACGTATGTGGGTTCATAACCCCGAGCTCAGCCCCATGGGTAAAAAACAGCTCAAGGATCTCTTCGGCATCGAAGCCAAGATGTTCCGCGATCTGGGCGAAGATATGGCATTCTCCCTCATGGGCCGCCACGTTGCACGCGCAGAAGAAGCCTACATGGTTGCAAACGCAATTCAGGATGCATGGCTCAAGGAAGTCAAACCCGGCGAAGAAACCTACGTCAAGTCTGAAATTCCGCAGTCTGCAGAAGGTCTCGGTCTTACCGAAGCACCCCGTGGCTCCCTGCTGCACTACATCAACATCAAGGACCAGAAGACTGCCAATTACCAGATGATCCCCGCGACCCTCTGGAACAGCACCCCTCGTGATGACAAAGGTCATCGCGGTACCATCGAGGAAGCCCTCGTGGGTACTCCGGTTCCCGATCCGAAAAACCCTGTTGACGTCTCAAGGATCATCAGATCCTTTGACCCGTGACTGGGTTGTGCCGTGCACGTGCTGCACGCAGAGACCGGTGAAGAGCATGTTGTTCACGTAGGCGAAGGCTGCTAACGTAACGACGTTTCACTGAATATAAACTCCCGGTCGCAGGGTCCCTGTGTCCGGGAGTTTCCCTTTATAGTCTCCGACGGCTCTCCGAGGTCCAAAGAACCCTTTTGCAAAAGGGTTCTTTGGACTCTCCCAAAACCTTTCAGTAAGGCTTCGCCGTCTTTGTTTTCGAAGACCTTCATAGAAAGCTATTCGCAAAGCATAACTAAAACGTCTTTGAAAGAGAGGGGATGGGGTCTGGGGAAGGGGAGAGAAAACTTTGCTAACGCCCAAAGTTTTTCTCTCCCCTTCCCCAGCCGCCGGAGGCATCCCAAAAAGGATATAAAATGAAGAAACTGTTGGTACTTGGGATTGGAAACATCCTCCTTGGCGATGAGGGCGTCGGGGTGCATGCTGTAGAAGAGTTGAAGAAAGAAGAATGGCCCGAGTTCGTCCATCTGGTGGACGGCGGCACATTCACTCATGATATTTTTCATATTCTGGAAGGCTATGACGGACTTCTGGTGCTGGACATCGTTCATGGCGGGAAGGATGGCGGCACCGTATATTATCTTGAAGAAAAAGATATTATCGACAACGAGAAACAACGTTTGTCACTGCACGACATTGATCTTGTTGATTCCCTGAATATGGCCGGAGCAGTCGGCAAGCGTCCTGCAATGCGTATTCTGGGCATGGAGCCTGAGAACTACACTGACTGGTCCATGGAGATGACCGATACCTGCAAGGCGGTATTCCCCGGCTATGTTGAACGGGCCCGTCAGGAGATCAAGCGTTTTATTGAGGAGTTTGATCAGTAGGGCTGTTTGAGTTTTTGGATTATGTTTTTTTTAACGGCAGTTCCTTTGTGGGGCTGCCGTTTTTTGTTTGGATAACACGATTGAACTAACATTGTTAAAAAATATGGTTATTGACTGTGATTGTTCTGATTATGTAAGTTCTTTTTGCTTAGTTAAATTTTAGTCGAAGGTTTTAGCAATGAACAAAACTCTAAGTTTTCTTGATCAGGTTGCAACTGTTCCTGCTGGTGTATGGAATGGCGTGATGGCTTTTTGTGCTGTTGGAGGATTGATCATCGCGTTTCTGACATATCGGGCTATGCAACGACAGAATGAGATAGCCAAAGAAGCTCAAACAGATGAGACTGTAAGAGAATTATTAGATAATTATAGAAGTGGATCGCAAGCGAAAGATGAAGAGATCAGTACGTTAAAGAAAGGGCTTAAAGATGCTGTTGAAGGTTTGCGTGAACTTGAGAAGCAAGATGATACTGCACAATTGGCAAAGCAAGCTGAAGAACAATTGAAGAAAGGGAATACTGAGTTAGCGAAGGCTCTTTATCGGCAAGTTGGGGAAGATAAGGAAAAGTGCGCTGAAGTTGTTAATGTAGAAGCTGCGAACGCTTATCGTAATTTAGCAGCGTTATCTTTTTTGAGTAATTATCGCGAGGCCTTTAAAGCATACGAGAAGGCGGTTAAACTTGATCCCAATACAGTAGAAGGGTGGATCGGTATGGCTCTCGCCCAAAAGCATCTTGGATTGTTCGGGGATGCTAAAGCTTCGCTTTATGAAGTTTTACGAAGGCGTGAGCAGTATGGTGCTTACGATAAGTTTGTGTCAGCTGCATTTGGTAATTTAGGAATTATTTATAAGCTTGAAGGCGATTATAATACTGCGGTAAGTTATTTTAAAAAGTCATTGAAAATTGATATAAAAAATAAGTCCCATGAGTTGGCATGTGGTTATAATAATATAGCGAATGTTAAAAGTTTACAGGGTGATTTTAATGCAGCAAGAAACTACTATTTAAAGGCTTTAGCAATAGATAAGAAATTAAATAGACTTAAGGGAGTTGCTGCCTCTTACTCTAATTTGGGTGTGTTGTATAAAATTCAAGGTTTTTATGATAAAGCTCTTGCGTTGTATAATAAGGCTATGAAAATTGATTTAAAATTAAATAATAAAGAAGGTGTGGCAGTATCATATACTAATATAGGTAACTTATATTTGGCTCAGGGTAATTTTGAATTAGCAAAAAATAATTACGACAAAGCATTAAATATTAATAGTGAGTTAGGAGACGTTGTTGGGCTTGCTACTCAATATGGAAATTTAGGACTTATTTTTTATGAAAATGGAATTTATGATCAAGCTAAAGAATACTGTCAGCTTGCATTAGATTTAGATTGTAAAACAGGATACAAAGAAGGTATGAGTATTCAATATGCAAATCTTGGAGTTATTTGTTTAGATCAAGGTGATTTACCAGCTGCTGAATATTTATATAATAAGGCATTGGATTTATATAAAGAACTTGGCGATAAGGTTGGAATTGCAATTCAGTATGGAAATTTTGGAACTCTTAAAAAGAAATTGAATGAATTTGTTAAGGCAGAACAGTTCTACATGAGTTCCTTGAAAATTAATCAAGAAATAGGACGAGAAGAAGGCATTGCGATGCAATATAAAAACTTGGGGTATCTTTATCTGGATCAGGATAGAGTTATCGAAGCTGTGGATAACTTTAAGAAATCGCAAACTATTTATCTAAAATTAGGAAGGTTACAACAGGTTGAATCCATTAAATCTCTTATTGATGACTGCTTAGATTAATTATCCTTCTCCACACCCTCAACCTACTTCCCCAAAACCAGCAAAATATTAAAGCTAGCTTTTGGGGCTGCCGTTTTTTCTTTCCCCATGGACAACTGGCAACACAAACCCCGCAAATATACGACGACAAATTCCCGTATCCCGAGACTTTGTTCAAATGATCCACACATGCAGTCAAATCTACAGCTTCATTGCGTGAAGCATAATAAAGGTCGGTATTGACGTTTTTTATGGCTCCTGAAGGGCAGGCGTCGGTGCATTTTGTACATTTGCCGCAACGGTTTCTGATCGGTTCGTCGGCAGGAATATCCAAGTCTGTAAGTATTGTTACAAGACGAACTCTTGGTCCGTATTGCGGGGTAACCAGCAACAAAGATTTGCCTTGCCAGCCTAATCCGGCATTGATTGCTACAGCCTTGTGGGAAATATAGGATACAAACCGTTCTTCACAGAGAATCTGACTGGCTGGAAGGGGCAGGGCTTTACCTCCGTTATTTTGGATAAAGCTGCTTACCCGGCAGGCGATATGATCAAGAAGGGCGTTAACGCGTTGGTAGTGCTGGGAATAAATTTCGGTAGGGGTGTCTACGATGGTATCAATAATTCCGTCCGCTAGCTGAACTGCAATTGAAATTGCCCGGGGGAAATTGTTCAGCAGATTCTCGGGTCTGGTTTCCATTCCTGCCATACGGGTTGAGTCTGCAACTCTAACCAGATCTGCGCCCCATTGTTTTGCATTTGCAAATAGATCTTCTTTAAGGTTAGTCATTTTTTACTCCTGATTAATAATTATTGCGGCAGTATGAGCAGATTCTTTAGTATCAGAGGCAAGAATTATCTATATAGAATAAAATTGACATATTCAGAAGTAAAGCCGTTATTCTTCGATAACTTCAATCAACTTCTTCAAAACCAACGGCGTATTAAAATTCTCCAACACCCGCACACGCCCTGCAGCTCCCATTTTCTTGCGTAACTCGCCATCAATAATCATCTTTTCCAGAGCTGCTGCCAATTCCTCACTATTTTCTACCGGAACTAAAATTCCAGTCTCGCCATCAGCAACAACTTCTGGATTGGAGCTGATATTAAATCCTACCACGGGTTTTTGCAAAGTCATAGCTTCTACAAGAGCATAACCGAATCCTTCCCATAATGAAGGTAAGCAGAAAATATCCTGCGAAGCGTGAAAACTTTTCATGTTTTCGATGAAACCGAGGAAGGAAACCTTGTCGTTTACGTCCAGTTCTGTGGCGTAATCTTTCAGTTCCTGTTCCATTTCACCTTTTCCGGCAATGAGAATTTTGAAATTCAAGTCCTTTTCTTTAAGCAGTTTTGCGGACTCAATGAGATGTTTTTGGCCTTTTTGGGCAGTCAAGCGGGCCGCATTTCCGATTACTACTTCACCATTTTGTGGTGTATAGAGAGTAGAAAAATTCTGTTTATCGAATTCGGCTACATCAAAACCGTTGTAGATCTGGCGGATTTTGCTTTCATCAATAAGGGATACGTTGTTGGCTAAAACGGTCCGTTTAGTTTCAAGGGAATTGACGATCAAGCGATCAACAACATTTTTATAGATGTAGCGGTTCAGGAAAGAATTTTTTACCGGAACGGCAATCCCGCGACGGTAAACTATCCGGTTAACCCCTGCGCGTTTGGCGGCGATGCCTCCGCTTTTGAGATCGGAGGGCAGTGCGGTGATCAGGGTCTGGATGTTGTTGTCTTTGAAAAAAGTCTTCAAGCGACCCATTAAAGCTGGATTAAGAAAGGAAAGATTGCCGATGGGTTCGCTGTGCAGTGTGATGCCCGGTTCGTTTTCAAGGCGGGATTTCAGTTCGGATTTATGGTTGGTTACCACGAAAACGTTGTAACCCTGATCCCGGAGGAGCAGGGAAAAGTGGTGGTTCCACTTCTCCCCGCCGCCCCAGGCTTTGTTGCTATTGAAAAAGCATATGTTTTTATTCACTTAACTTGATTCCAAGTGCGTCTGCTGTCAGCTGCGGTATTGATTCAAGGCTGGGACATACTGTGAATCCTGCTGCACGCATTTTTTCCAGCTTGCCCTGTACCCCGGTTCCTTCTTGAAGGATTGCACCTGCGTGGCCCAGACGTTTGCCCGGAGGTGCGGTCTGACCAGCAATAAAGGAAAGTACGGGTTTGTCAAATCCTGTTTCAATTACGTAATCCGCAAGATCCTGTTCAGCGGTTCCGCCGATCTCACCAAGGACCATGACCGCCTTGGTCTCATCGTGATTGCGCAGCATTTCGAAAACATCCGCAAAGGTGGTCCCGATGTATGAATCACCGCCTATGCCGATGGACAGCGACTGGCCGATGCCAACCTGATTGAGGCGGTCAGCGACTTCGTAGGTGAGTGTCCCGGAACGGGAAAGTACCGCCACCGGACCGGGGGAGAACGGGGTTGTTGGTAAAATGCCTATTTTGGTCTGTCCGGGTACAATCATGCCGGGTGTGTTGGGGCCGACGATGCGTGATTTACCGCCTTTGACCTGCTCCAGCACATTGAGCATGGCTGACTGAACAATGCCTTCAGTGATGCAGACTACCCATGGAATTTCGCAGGAAGCAGCTTCAAGGATGGCATCTGTAGCCAGCTTGGGCGGTACGAAAATGATGCTGGCCCCGATTTTATGATGCCGCTGCGCTTCTTTGATGGAGTTGTATACCGGAACTCCGAGAACTTCCTGTCCGCCTTTGAATGGGGTTACCCCGGCCACGATGTTGGAGCCGTATTCAAGCATAAGTTTCGTATGCAAACGACCTTCAGCTCCAGTGATACCCTGCACGAGGATGGGAGTGTCTTTGTTGATTCCGAAATTGTACGGCGATTTGTAACCGATGTCCTTGGGACGGGAATCAGGCATGGCTGCGATAGGCTCGGGAAATTCTATTTTCGGGGAGTCAGCAGGTTTGAGTCCGGTCAGCAGGTCAAGAGCTTCCTGCATATTTCTGGCCCGGTGCAGCTTGTCGCCTTTAACCTGCTTGAGTGCTTCAAGCCCCTCTTCGGCACTGTTACCGGACATACGTACTACGATGGGCTTTTCCGGTTCCTTTCCGCCCAGTGCTGCTACTAGAGCATTGGCAACCAGTTCGCAGGAAAGGATTCCGCCGAAAAGGTTGATCAGGATTGCTTTTACCTGATCATCATCAAAGAGCAGCCTCAAGGCGGTTTCAATGCGTTTCTGGTCAGCTGCACCTCCCAGATCCAGAAAGTTTGCCGCCGGGAGGTCGGAGAAGTTGAGCGCGTCCATGGAAGCCATAGCCAGGCCAGCCCCGTTGGCAATAAGACCTACCCATCCTTTGAGGGAAACAAAGCTCATTCCGGCGTCACGGGCTATGTTTTCTACCGGGGTAGAGTGCTCCGGTTGGTAGAATTTTTCAAAAGCCGGATTAAGGTCGACTATGTTGTCATCCATTTCAATTTTGCCATCAAGAGCAAGCAGCTTGCCGTATCCGGTCAGGGCCAAGGG encodes the following:
- a CDS encoding 4Fe-4S double cluster binding domain-containing protein, producing the protein MTNLKEDLFANAKQWGADLVRVADSTRMAGMETRPENLLNNFPRAISIAVQLADGIIDTIVDTPTEIYSQHYQRVNALLDHIACRVSSFIQNNGGKALPLPASQILCEERFVSYISHKAVAINAGLGWQGKSLLLVTPQYGPRVRLVTILTDLDIPADEPIRNRCGKCTKCTDACPSGAIKNVNTDLYYASRNEAVDLTACVDHLNKVSGYGNLSSYICGVCVASCPWGKKKRQPQKLALIFCWFWGSRLRVWRRIINLSSHQ
- the hysD gene encoding NiFeSe hydrogenase maturation protease, which encodes MKKLLVLGIGNILLGDEGVGVHAVEELKKEEWPEFVHLVDGGTFTHDIFHILEGYDGLLVLDIVHGGKDGGTVYYLEEKDIIDNEKQRLSLHDIDLVDSLNMAGAVGKRPAMRILGMEPENYTDWSMEMTDTCKAVFPGYVERARQEIKRFIEEFDQ
- a CDS encoding glycosyltransferase family 4 protein, which encodes MNKNICFFNSNKAWGGGEKWNHHFSLLLRDQGYNVFVVTNHKSELKSRLENEPGITLHSEPIGNLSFLNPALMGRLKTFFKDNNIQTLITALPSDLKSGGIAAKRAGVNRIVYRRGIAVPVKNSFLNRYIYKNVVDRLIVNSLETKRTVLANNVSLIDESKIRQIYNGFDVAEFDKQNFSTLYTPQNGEVVIGNAARLTAQKGQKHLIESAKLLKEKDLNFKILIAGKGEMEQELKDYATELDVNDKVSFLGFIENMKSFHASQDIFCLPSLWEGFGYALVEAMTLQKPVVGFNISSNPEVVADGETGILVPVENSEELAAALEKMIIDGELRKKMGAAGRVRVLENFNTPLVLKKLIEVIEE
- the sucD gene encoding succinate--CoA ligase subunit alpha, giving the protein MLLNEHLSKILLKEAGLPVPTGVKISEKDLPGLEPYFPLPWILKAQVPVGGRGKAGGIQKVDSQDDYEKTARQILGMEIKGNKVPFLRAEPAVDIRKEFYLSLTLSRQRRKVIMTVGREGGVEIENMGPENLLIQEISLPGGLQPNQIRAAFFHIGIAKELFLDFSNIVKNLYNTMIDYGLLLTEINPLALTGYGKLLALDGKIEMDDNIVDLNPAFEKFYQPEHSTPVENIARDAGMSFVSLKGWVGLIANGAGLAMASMDALNFSDLPAANFLDLGGAADQKRIETALRLLFDDDQVKAILINLFGGILSCELVANALVAALGGKEPEKPIVVRMSGNSAEEGLEALKQVKGDKLHRARNMQEALDLLTGLKPADSPKIEFPEPIAAMPDSRPKDIGYKSPYNFGINKDTPILVQGITGAEGRLHTKLMLEYGSNIVAGVTPFKGGQEVLGVPVYNSIKEAQRHHKIGASIIFVPPKLATDAILEAASCEIPWVVCITEGIVQSAMLNVLEQVKGGKSRIVGPNTPGMIVPGQTKIGILPTTPFSPGPVAVLSRSGTLTYEVADRLNQVGIGQSLSIGIGGDSYIGTTFADVFEMLRNHDETKAVMVLGEIGGTAEQDLADYVIETGFDKPVLSFIAGQTAPPGKRLGHAGAILQEGTGVQGKLEKMRAAGFTVCPSLESIPQLTADALGIKLSE
- a CDS encoding tetratricopeptide repeat protein; this translates as MNKTLSFLDQVATVPAGVWNGVMAFCAVGGLIIAFLTYRAMQRQNEIAKEAQTDETVRELLDNYRSGSQAKDEEISTLKKGLKDAVEGLRELEKQDDTAQLAKQAEEQLKKGNTELAKALYRQVGEDKEKCAEVVNVEAANAYRNLAALSFLSNYREAFKAYEKAVKLDPNTVEGWIGMALAQKHLGLFGDAKASLYEVLRRREQYGAYDKFVSAAFGNLGIIYKLEGDYNTAVSYFKKSLKIDIKNKSHELACGYNNIANVKSLQGDFNAARNYYLKALAIDKKLNRLKGVAASYSNLGVLYKIQGFYDKALALYNKAMKIDLKLNNKEGVAVSYTNIGNLYLAQGNFELAKNNYDKALNINSELGDVVGLATQYGNLGLIFYENGIYDQAKEYCQLALDLDCKTGYKEGMSIQYANLGVICLDQGDLPAAEYLYNKALDLYKELGDKVGIAIQYGNFGTLKKKLNEFVKAEQFYMSSLKINQEIGREEGIAMQYKNLGYLYLDQDRVIEAVDNFKKSQTIYLKLGRLQQVESIKSLIDDCLD